A portion of the Phacochoerus africanus isolate WHEZ1 chromosome 5, ROS_Pafr_v1, whole genome shotgun sequence genome contains these proteins:
- the MMD2 gene encoding monocyte to macrophage differentiation factor 2 codes for MFAPRLLDFQKTKYARFMNHRVPAHKRYQPTEYEHAANCATHALWIIPSILGSSNLYFLSDDHWETISAWIYGLGLCGLFVVSTVFHTISWKKSHLRTVEHCLHMSDRMVIYFFIAASYAPWLNLRELGPWASHMRWLVWIMASVGTVYVFFFHERYKLVELLCYVVMGFFPALVILSMPNTEGIWELVTGGVFYCLGMVFFKSDGRIPFAHAIWHLFVAFGAGTHYYAIWRYLYLPSTLQAKVSK; via the exons gTTCATGAACCACCGTGTCCCCGCCCACAAGAGGTACCAGCCCACGGAGTACGAACATGCTGCCAACTGTGCCACCCATGCT CTCTGGATCATTCCCAGCATCCTCGGCAGCTCCAACCTCTACTTCCTGTCGGACGACCACTGGGAGACCATCTCCGCCTGGATCTATGGCCTCGGCCTCTGCGGGCTCTTCGTGGTGTCCACCGTGTTCCACACGATCTCCTGGAAGAAGAGCCACCTCAG GACGGTGGAGCATTGCCTGCACATGTCTGACCGCATGGTCATCTATTTCTTCATCGCGGCCTCCTACGCGCCCTG GCTGAACCTCCGTGAGCTGGGCCCCTGGGCCTCCCACATGCGATGGCTGGTCTGGATCATGGCCTCTGTCGGCACCGTCTATGTCTTCTTCTTCCATGAGCG GTACAAGCTTGTGGAGCTGCTCTGCTATGTCGTCATGGGCTTCTTCCCCGCCCTGGTCATCCTTTCCATG CCCAACACTGAGGGCATCTGGGAGCTGGTGACCGGAGGGGTCTTCTACTGCTTGGGCATGGTGTTCTTCAAGAGTGACGGGAGGATCCCTTTTGCCCACGCCATCTGGCATCTCTTTGTGGCATTTGGTGCCGGTACCCACTACTATGCCATCTGGAGGTACCTGTATCTGCCCAGCACCCTGCAGGCCAAGGTGTCCAAGTGA